The segment CGAGATAATATCACCTGCTTGACGATCTTCGTCTGAGCAGAAAGCGAACATGATTCCACTTTGTTTTCTCTTAAAGTTTTCTCTGTAGATTTCCTCTACAGGAACGTGCGTGCAAATCACCGTCACGAATCTCGTTGATCAGAATGGAATCAGCCGTTGTAGGGGAGATGACTGATTGATCTTGGGCCGGGGGCTTCTAAACTTCACTTGCCCTGCTCCGATTCTCCGGTTCCCTTCATATTGCTCCGCACTGACTGTCACTTCGAATTCGACCCTTAACGCTTACTTTCAGGGCTAATTGACTGTTGCCGAAACGCAACGGATCGTTTAAGGCGGTGCGACAGGTCCATTAACGGAGAGAATTTAGGTTGTTTGGACGTCGACATAAGTAATTCGATCTGGGAAAATGTCAGAATAAGGGTGAGTAGGTACTTACCGAAAACTGCGAAAATTCCGTCACTCTGAGTATTCTGAGCGTACTTAACTAATAGAGCGGCTCGTTATGTTCTCTGTGAACCCCACCTGAATTCCCGCTGAGGCACCTTCCTGAACTCGTAATACTTCTGTTTTGACTGTTCGCCCAACACAACTGGCGAGGTCTTTCCGCAAGGTGGCGGGTGAAACTCTGGTTTCACAGAAGTGATCAACTATCGCGAATCCCCCTGCGAGACTTATCGAAATGCAAACGAGACAAACTATGATTTCTGCCCGAAGACATATGCTACCGATGCTGATTGCAGCAACCTGCTTGCTGGGATCTTACTCGACGGTTCACGCCGAAGAAGCGAAATCAAAATTTGAGACATTAACCACTGCTAAGGGGATGAAACATGTCTCCGGCATGTGGGATATTTACTACAGCGAAGAGAAGATGCTGGTGCATCTCAAATCGACCCACCTGAATAAGGACTACCTTTTCCTGACCTCCATCGCCCGGGGGATCAGCGAAGGGGCTGTTCTGGGAGGTATGAGTTGGGGCTTTGGAGACGACGTTCTCTGGAGCTTTAAAAAGGTCGGAGAAAAAATCCACGTCCTGCGTCGCAATGTCCGGTTCAAAGCGGATCCGAAAACACCTGAGGCAGAAGCGGTCAAACTTGCTTACAGCGACAGTGTGCTGTATGCCCTGCCTATTCTGGAGACGGAAAAGGGGGGCGACCTGGTCGACATGTCCAAGATTTTCATGAGTGATGACCAGGGTATTGGACGTTCGTTAGGGGCCGGATTTCGATTTGCTTCGGATCGTTCTACCTGGTCTAGTATCAAAGCATTTCCTCACAATGTTGAATTGCAGGTGGCCGCCGTGTATTCGGGAATCGGGCGCGAATTTGATACAGTTCCCGATGCTCGGGGTGTTCAGATCAATGTCCATTACAGCATCAGTGAACTGCCGAAATCATCCTACAAACCACGCGTAGCGGACGATCGGGTGGGTTACTTCCTGACTGTGCATAAGAACTTTTCCAAGAACCCCGAAGAACGTCATTTCGTGCGTTACATCAATCGCTGGAACTTGGAAAAAGAAGCTCCCGATGCGAAACGATCTTTACCTAAGAAGCCGATCGTCTTCCATATGGAGAAAACCATTCCCAAACATCTGCGTCCGATTGTGCGAGGTGGGATTCTGGAATGGAACAAAGCATTTGAAAAGATTGGTTTCGATAGTGCGATTCAAGTCGTTCAGCAAAGTGAAGATGAAACATGGGACCCAGAAGATGTTCGCTATAACACCTTTCGCTGGATCACGGCGGAAGCCGGGTTTGCGATGGGCCCCTCCCGTGTGAACCCGCTTACGGGTGAAATTCTTGATGCGGATATTATTTTTGACGCCAGCTTCCTGCGATACTGGCAAATGCGTTACGAACTCTTCTCGGCGGAATCGGCCCGGGAACTGATGGGTAGAAACTTACCGCCCAGCGTGGTCAATCGCTGGAATCAGCGGCAGGAAACCATTCTGCCAAACAATCTGGCTGTCAAACTCGAGCCGCTGCGTCAATACCAGGAATCTCTTTCGAGCCATTCGCACGAAATGGGAAATCATTCCTGTTACTACTGCAATGGTATGCAGCAACAGATGGGCTTTGCCGCTGCCGTACTAATGGCACAAGAAGATAAAGACAAAGACAAAGAAGGCGAAAAGAAGGACGAACTGCCGGAAGAGTTTCTGGAGCAGGCATTGAAAGAAGTGGTTATGCACGAAGTGGGTCACACCCTGGGATTGCGGCATAACTTCAAGGCGAGTAGCTGGAAGACTTTGGAAGAACTGTCCAATAAAGAGGCGGGTCATGAAAATGGCATTGTTGCATCTGTCATGGACTATGCTCCCGCAAACATTGCCCCGGACAAAGAGAGTCAAGGTTTATATTACACGACGACCCTCGGCCCTTATGACGAATGGGCGATCGAATATGGATACAAAGTTGATGCGGATGATAAAGAACTTCCTAAAATTGCAGCTCGCGGTCACGAGGAAGGACTCGAATACGCGACCGACGAAGATACAACTTATTACAACTCTGACCCGTTGACCAACCGGTTTGACCTGGGTAAAGACCCCTTGCAATACGTGACTCGCCAGATGAAATTGACGAGTGACCTGATCCCCAAGGTGATTGAACGGGCTTCGGAAGATGGTGAGAGCTATCAGCGTGTGCGGACAGCATTTAATATGCTCTTCAGTGAGTACTGGAGGTCAGCTATTTTCGCCGCTCGTTACGTCGGTGGCATATATGTTCATCGCGATCACAAAGGGGATTCGGAACGACCACCATTTAAAGTGGTAGAGGCAGAGAAACAGCGAGAGGCAATGGCACTCCTGATGGAGTCCGTTTTCGATTCGCCTACCTATGATTCAAAAGTACTCAACTATCTGGGACCAAGTCGCTGGCGACATTGGGGAACGAATGATTTGAATCGTCTCGATTACCCTATTCATGATCAGGTTGCCGTGATGCAGAAGCAAATTCTGATGCACCTGCTCGGGGGCTTAACCCTTTCTCGACTTTACGAAAATGAGACAAAGGTTGCCCCGGAAGAGGCGATCTATTCTGTTTCCGAACATTTACAGCTAATGGTGGATGGAATCTTTTCGGAATGGAAAGCTGCCGAAGCGGAAGGCGAGTTCAACATTCGCGCTCCTTACATCGATAGCTTCCGTCGGAATATTCAACGACAGACGTTGAAGGAACTGATTTATCTGGTGAACCAGGGACTTGAAACTCCAGATGAGACTCTTTCCGATTTCATGGAACGACTTTCGTTCGCTTCTGAAGTTCCAGAAGAGGCGAGGACGTTAGCACGTATTCATCTACAAAAACTGGATGAGCAAATCACGGCAACGCTCGGCAACGACAAGCTGAAGCTGGATGATTACAGCCGTGCCCATTTACAGGACTC is part of the Polystyrenella longa genome and harbors:
- a CDS encoding zinc-dependent metalloprotease; protein product: MISARRHMLPMLIAATCLLGSYSTVHAEEAKSKFETLTTAKGMKHVSGMWDIYYSEEKMLVHLKSTHLNKDYLFLTSIARGISEGAVLGGMSWGFGDDVLWSFKKVGEKIHVLRRNVRFKADPKTPEAEAVKLAYSDSVLYALPILETEKGGDLVDMSKIFMSDDQGIGRSLGAGFRFASDRSTWSSIKAFPHNVELQVAAVYSGIGREFDTVPDARGVQINVHYSISELPKSSYKPRVADDRVGYFLTVHKNFSKNPEERHFVRYINRWNLEKEAPDAKRSLPKKPIVFHMEKTIPKHLRPIVRGGILEWNKAFEKIGFDSAIQVVQQSEDETWDPEDVRYNTFRWITAEAGFAMGPSRVNPLTGEILDADIIFDASFLRYWQMRYELFSAESARELMGRNLPPSVVNRWNQRQETILPNNLAVKLEPLRQYQESLSSHSHEMGNHSCYYCNGMQQQMGFAAAVLMAQEDKDKDKEGEKKDELPEEFLEQALKEVVMHEVGHTLGLRHNFKASSWKTLEELSNKEAGHENGIVASVMDYAPANIAPDKESQGLYYTTTLGPYDEWAIEYGYKVDADDKELPKIAARGHEEGLEYATDEDTTYYNSDPLTNRFDLGKDPLQYVTRQMKLTSDLIPKVIERASEDGESYQRVRTAFNMLFSEYWRSAIFAARYVGGIYVHRDHKGDSERPPFKVVEAEKQREAMALLMESVFDSPTYDSKVLNYLGPSRWRHWGTNDLNRLDYPIHDQVAVMQKQILMHLLGGLTLSRLYENETKVAPEEAIYSVSEHLQLMVDGIFSEWKAAEAEGEFNIRAPYIDSFRRNIQRQTLKELIYLVNQGLETPDETLSDFMERLSFASEVPEEARTLARIHLQKLDEQITATLGNDKLKLDDYSRAHLQDSQLRIRQVLNSTFTIPSVN